The following proteins are co-located in the Triticum aestivum cultivar Chinese Spring chromosome 1A, IWGSC CS RefSeq v2.1, whole genome shotgun sequence genome:
- the LOC123119946 gene encoding uncharacterized protein, whose product MASAPGQWAWMAAVAAEELAKLEATHPGRLGPLKDELRRLVAEPGWDDDDAFALACLDGGAPAGCSSPSSSSHPAAPADLMFTQESSTNKRKWCGGGGAVDREQGKRRRKNAASGVKDRADMAIDRAKKCLKKIRAIKRSLLACVTD is encoded by the exons atggcgtcggcaCCGGGGCAGTGGGCGTGGAtggccgcggtggcggcggaggagcTGGCGAAGCTGGAGGCCACGCACCCGGGCCGCCTCGGCCCGCTCAAGGACGAGCTCAGGCGCCTCGTCGCCGAGCCCGGCTGGGACGACGACGACGCGTTCGCGCTCGCCTGCCTGGACGGCGGCGCCCCCGCCggctgctcctccccctcctcgtcctcCCACCCTGCTGCGCCGGCGGACCTTATGTTCACTCAAG AGTCCTCGACCAACAAGAGgaagtggtgcggcggcggcggcgcggtcgacCGCGAGCAGGGGAAGCGCCGGAGGAAGAATGCGGCTTCCGGGGTGAAGGACCGGGCGGACATGGCCATCGACCGCGCCAAGAAGTGCCTGAAGAAGATACGCGCCATCAAGCGGAGCTTGCTTGCCTGTGTCACGGATTGA